TGAGCGCGAGGACATTACCTACCTCATAGATCCATAGGGACGGCAAAAGAAGGCGGCAGCGTCCGGTGACGAAAGCATTAATGTCGCATGTCGATTGAGGCTGTCCATCCACCCACTTATTCAGAGGAAGTCCAGGCCCTGCAGAAAGACGCGGAGATCGCGCGTCTTTCAGCCCACCTTAAGATCCTACAAGAACAGCTCAATCTGCTGGCCGCCAAGCGTTTTGGACCGAGCAGCGAGAAGGCTCACCCCGATCAGATCCGCCTTTTCAACGAAGCCCGAAGCGGTTGCCCCCGTGGAGGACGAGGAGCAGGCGACGATCGAGATCCCCGCGCATCGACGCCGGGCTGGAGGCCATAAACCACTCCCGCCCCAGCTGCCCCGGATTGAGGTCGTGCATGATCTGGGCGATGAGGAGAAGATCTGCCCCCATGACGGCGCCGCGTTGAGGGCGATCGGAGAGGAGATCTCCGAACAGCTCGATATCGAGCCCGCCAAAGTCCGTGTCATCCGCCATGTGCGAAAGAAATATGCCTGTCCCCACTGTAACCAAGGGTCAAGACCGCATCTTTGCCGCCCCAACCGATCCCGAAAAGCTTAGCCTCGTCGGGGTTGGCCGCGCATATCACGGTCGGTAAATACCAAGACGGATTGCCGCTCTATCGCCAGGAGAAGATCCTAGGGCGCATCGGCATGGAGATCTCCCGGGCGACACTGGCCTTCTGGATGATCCAACTCGGACGCTTGGTCCAGCCGCTGA
The genomic region above belongs to Pseudomonadota bacterium and contains:
- a CDS encoding IS66 family transposase zinc-finger binding domain-containing protein, producing the protein MRAIGEEISEQLDIEPAKVRVIRHVRKKYACPHCNQGSRPHLCRPNRSRKA